The region ACCGGCGGCGGTGTTGCCCCCGGCCCACAACGTCGGCGCGCCGATCTGCGCGGTGGACTCGGCCAGGTCGGCGTGCACCCGGCCGTCCAGCCACACCTTGGCGATGCCGTTGGCCAGGCCCGGGGCGTCGCCGGTACGGCGGGCCGAGCCGGCCGTGAGCGCCGACCAGAACCGGGCGGCGGTGGAACGCTCGCGGCTCAGCGCCGCGCCCTGCACGCTGTCCAACGGACGGACCAGCGTGGCACCGTCCACGGTGGGGCGGGTCCGGGCGCGGGCCGCCGCGTCGGTCATGGTGACGATCAGCGGCAACTGGTCGGTGTGCGCGTCGTCGTACCCGTCGGCGATGAGGTCGGTGACGTTGAACAGTTGCCGGTCGAGCAGGCCGCTAGTGACGTAGGACAGCGCCGTGTCCGGGTAGACGTAGGTGTCGCCGTCGAGCACGGTGCGGTGGAAACTCGGCGTGCTGCCGTCCGGTCGGCGCACGGTCGAGACGGTGCTGCCGTCCGCGCCGGTGGTGACGGTGACCGTGTCACCGGTGATCAGGGTGACGGTCGACGCGCGTCCGGCGGCGGCGGGAGGAATCCCGGTCGGGCGATCGGGGCCGGTGGGCGGGGCGGCGGACGCCCCCGCGGCGGGTGGAGTGAACCCGGCCGCCAGGGTGAGGGCGGCGCCGAGGGCGATCAGCCCGGATCGGCGACGCCGGTGAGACAGAGCCAAGATGACCTCATTGTGTCGAGAAGTGGTACGCAGCACAGCATCTAATCGATGCATGGCCCTGCCTGCCGGTGCCGGCCGACGCACCTGCGCCGTGGCGCAGGTTGGTCAGCCGATCACACCGTAATTGGCAATGGTTTTCTTTTCGACAAGACTGTAGGTCACCGCTTACCGGCCACCATCCCCGGGCCAGGATCAGCCCGGTCGACGGTCAACGGGCGGACACCCCGAGGGAGGTCAGTTCGGCGAGACGGTCGAGCTGGCTCGGGTCGGACAGGGCCGACCCGACCGCCACCACCCGTACGCCGGCTTGCAGGAACGCGCCGGCGTTGCCGGCGTCCAGGCCGCCGGTCGCGACGAAGCGCAACTGCGGCAGCGGGCCGGCGACGGCCTTGAACCAGGCCGGGCCGAGGGAGATCGCGGGGAACGCCTTGAGCCAGGTCAGGCCGTGCCGCAGTGCCTGCTGGGCCTCGGTGGGGGTGGCCACGCCGGGCAGGTGCGGAAGGCCCCGTGCGGCGGCGGCGTCGGCGATCGCGAGATCCAGTCCGGGCGCGACGGTGAACGCGGCACCCGCATCGGCCGAGGCGACGACCTGCTCGACGTCGAGCACCGTGCCCGCGCCGACGATGCGGCCACGCGCGGCCCCCGCCTGCACGGCGGCACGTAGCGCCGGCACCGCGTCGGCGGTGGCTACCGGAACCTCCACCACGTCGATGCCGAGGTCCCAGGCGCGCTCGGCGAGCCGGACGGTCTCGGCGACCGGCAGGCCGCGCAGGATGGCCATCACCCGGGCGCCGCCGAAGATGTGGTCGAAATCCGCTGTGGTCATGGTGCACTCCATCCGAGATCGCGGTGAAACGGTTGCCTGGTGGTCCAGCCGGAACCCGACGACTCAGACCCGCGCCGACGCGCCGGTCAGGTCGAGCGGCGACCAGGCCTCGACGGGGGCGTCGAGGAGATCCTCGAACCAGGCCCACGGCGGGACCGGGGCGTTGTCGCCGCTGCTGGTCAACGCCTGCGCCGCCATCAGGTGACCGAGGCGCAGCCGCCGCACCGGGTCGAGGTCGCGCAACAACCCGGCCAGGTAGCCGGCGGCGAACGCGTCTCCCGCCCCGACCGGCTCGACCACTGTCACCCGGGGAGCGGGTACGAAGACCGGCTCGGCGTCGCGGCGCAACTCGGTGGCACCCACCGCGCCGTCCTTGACCACCACCGTCGCCGGAGTGGGCAACAACCGGCGCACGGCCGTCGGGTCCGCGGTGCCCCACAGCGTCTCCGCTTCGTCCTGACCGACGAAGACCAGGTCGCACCGGTCGGCGAGGTCACGCAGCACCGGCGCGGCCTGCTCGGCGGGCCACAGCCGGGCCCGGTGGTTGACGTCGAAGCTGACCAGTGAGCCCGCCAGCGGGCGGGCGGTCACCGCGTGCTCGACCAGCGCCCGGCAGGAGGCGGAGAGCGCCGGGGTGATCCCGGACAGGTGCAGCACCCGGGCTCCGGTCAGCCCCGGGTCGGCCAGCGTGCCCGGGTCCATCCGGGTGGCCGCCGACCCGGACCGGTAGTAGTGCACGGCGGTGCCCTCCGGGCCCGGGTCCTTGAGATACAGGCCGGTGGGGGCGCTGCGGTCGACGACCACCTGGTCCACCCGGACACCGGCGGCGGCGACGTGCCGGACCACGGCCCGACCGAAGGGGTCGTCGCCGACGCGGCTCACCCAGGCGGCCCGGTGCCCCAGTCGAGCCAGGTAACCGGCCACATTCGACTCCGCGCCGCCCACCGAGACGGCTACCTGTCCGGCGTGCTCCAGCGGCTCACCGGGTGCCGGGCAGAGCACCACCATCGTCTCCCCCACCGCGGCCACCTCGACCGGCGGACGACCGGCCGGGGCGCTCACCTGGTCAGGTCGGGGGTGGGTCGGCATCGGGCACACGTCCTCGCGGCGGGGTCCTGGGCGTCGCCGAGCCTAGGTGTCCGGTGCGAGACGGGCAACCCGTCGCCGGTCAGGGCAACGTCAGCCCGTACGCGGCCAGCACCTCCAGGATCGGCTGGTAGAAGGTGGTGCCGCCGGCGGTGCAGTTGCCGGTGCCGCCGGAGAGGATGCCGATGATGGTGCCGGTGGAGGCGACGTAGAGCGGCCCGCCGCTGTCCCCCGGCTCGGCGCAGATGTTGGTGCGGATCAGCCCGTAGATGACGCCGGTGGAGTAGTTGACGGTCTGGTTGAGCCCGGTGACGGTGCCGCAGCGCACACCGGTGGTGCTGCCGCTGCGGCACACCGCCTGCCCGATGTAGGCGGTGCCGGCACCGTAGACGGTCAGCAGACCGGGATAGGTGTAGACGGCGCTCGGGTGGGCGATCCGACCGGTGTAGCGGATCAGTCCGTAGTCGTTGGTCGGGTAGCTGGTGGCGGTGCGGGTGCCGAGCACCGTGGTCTGCGCGCTGTCGGCGTACCAGGTGGCGGCGGCGTTGGTGCAGTGCCCGGCGGTGACCACGTAGTAGGTGCTGCCGCTGCGCACGTTCGCGCCGAGCGAGCAGCGACCGCCGCCGCCGTAGATGCCCTGCCCACCGGCGATCAGGGGGCGCAACGTCCCGGGTTCACGACGCAGCAGCACTCCGGCCCGCTCGGCGACCGCCCGCAGCGCGCTCAGCTCGCCGGGGGCCACTGTGTCGTCGACGGTGAGCGTCATCCGGCCGGTGGCGGGGTCGAGGCCCCAGGCGGTGCCCGCGGTGCGTACCTCGGTCAGCAGGGCCACTGGGTCGGCGGCGGGCGCGGCGGCCCGGTCGGGGGCGGCGGCCTGCGCCGCGCCGGGCGCGACGAGCAGCAGGACGGTCAGGACGAGGACGGCGAGCGGGGATCGGCGCATCCGAACCTCCGAGGAGATCGAAATAGATGGATGCCGTTCAGCATCGCCCGGGACCCGAGGCCGTGGCAACCTCCGGCCGCTCCTTCACCGATCCGCGGGAATCGCCGATCCGCGGACGTCCCGCGCTGCCGCCGCCGATAATCCTCGGGAGACAGCGGCGGGAGGGCGGGCATGACCACCGCAGGAACCGCGGCGCTGGTACGCCAGCCGGACGGGTCGACCCGGGCCACGCTGCTGGAGTTGCTCTTCGACGTGGTCTTCGTGGCCGCCCTCGCGCTGACGTCGACGCTGTTGACCGAGACCATCTCCTGGTCCGGCAGCGCCAAGGTGCTACTGATGTTGACGGCCATCTGGTGGACCTGGTCGGTAACCTCCACCACCACCGAGTTCTACGACCCCCAGCAACGTCCGATCCAGGCCATCCTGATGATCACCATGGTCGGGGCGGTGGGAATGGCCGCGTCGCTGCCCACGGTCACCGACGGACACGCGATGATCTTCGCGTGCGCGTACGTCGGCACGCACGTGCTCCGTGGCATCATCCTGATCACGTCGCTGTATCGGCAGCGCCACCGGGCAGCCATGGTCCGGGCCACCCGGTTCCTGTTCTGGTTCGTGGTGTCCGGCGTCTTCTGGATCACCGGTGCGGCAACCGGCACCGTGAACTGGACGCTCTGGGTCATCGCCATCGCGATCGACCTGCTCGCCGCGGCGGCCCGCTACCCGACCCCCCTGCTGGGCCGGGTGCCGATCGACCAGTACGAGCGGACGACCGGGCACCTGGGCGAGCGGTACCAGCAGTTCGTCATCCTGGCCCTCGGCGACATCATCCTGGTGCCCACCATCCGGGTCAGCCGTACCGATCTCGACGGCATCCGGATCACCGCGCTGTTCTGCGCGTTCGCCGTCATGCTGCTGCTCTGGCAGGTATACGTCTTCCGGGCCGGCGAGTTGCTGGAGGCCGGTGCCAGGGGCGGCCGACCGGCCCGGGTGGCCCCGTACACCCATCTGGTGATGCTGGCCGGCGTGGTCGCCACGGCGGCCTCGTTCGACCTGGTCGTCTCCCGGCCGACCGGAACGACGCCGGTCCGGTGGCTCCTGCTGATCGTGGGCGGTCCGGCGCTGTTCGTGGTGGGCCGCGCGTTGTTCACCCTGCTGGTGTCCACGGACGTGCCGTGGTGGCGGATATCCTGCCTGATCGTGCCGCTAGTGGTGCTGCCGTGGGCAGGCGGATGGCCGCCGGTGCTGGTGGTCGTAGCCGTCGCGCTGGGTCTGGCAGGTCATGTGCTGATCCCGGGAGCGGTCCGGGAGACCACGCCGGGCCTGCAGATACGGCAGCCGGACGAGTGAGCCTCAGCCGAAGTGCCGGCCGGCCCACTCGGCGAGGTCCCGGGCGCACGCGTCCACCGACTCCTTCCAGGTCCGGGCCGCGCCGTCGCCCGCCTCGTCGCTGACCTGCTTGACCAGCCGGCAGGGCACGCCGGTCTGCGCGGCGGCCCACGCCACCGCGTACCCCTCCATGTCGACCAGGTCGGCGCGCTGCGCCAACCGGTCCCGCGCCGCGTCGTCGGCCACGAACGTGTCACCGGTGGCCAGCACCATGCCCTCGGTGGCCAGCGCCAGCGGCGCCCCGTAGGTCTCGCCGGTGAGCGACCGCAGCAGCTCGGTGTCCAGGTCGTGCTGGAGCACCGTGGCGACCTCGTGGATGCCGGCCAACCCGGGGCGCAACGCACCGGCCGTGCCCAGGTTGAGCAGCAGGGAGGGGCGCGGCCCGGCGGCCAGCACCGCGGCCACCGCACTGGCGGCGTTGACCTTGCCCATCCCGGTGAGCAGGACCGGCAGGTCGGGCGGCAGGTAGCGGGCCTCCTCCCCGACCGCGAGCACCACCAGCGGACGATCGGCGCGCACCGTACCCCGAAGATTCACCGGAGCATCGTACGGGCCGGCTGCTCGGCCGCCGACGTCAGTCGTCGGCGAAGCGGTAGGCGACGACCTGACCTCCGCTGGTCTCCCCGGTCGGCCGGAACCCGAGCTTGAGGTAGAACCCCTCCGGACCGTCTTCCCCCGACTCCCAGGTCGTGTAGACCCGGCCGTGCCCTCGTCGGCGAGCCTCCGCACGCACGGCGTCCACCGCGTAGCGGCCGTAGCCCCGGCCCTGCTGCTCGGCGGCGATGTTGAGCCGCCAGAGGCCCGAGCGTTTGTCGTCCGGTCGGTCCCACTCGATGTCGAAGAAGCCCATCAGGAAGCCGACGATCTCGTCACCCTCCACGATCAGACGTGGCCAGGCGACCTGCGGCTGCGCGTACGCCTCGGCGAGCGACCAGGCGACCGGCGACGAGTACTTCTCCTGGTCGGGTCGCACGTTCAGCCGGCACGCGGCTTCCACGTTGTGTTCAGTGATCTCCACCAGTTCGGGCATGCCCGCCACCATATCGAGCGGGATTCGGGTCAGCTGGCCGTCGAGCAGCGCCCGCAGACCGGACCGGAGCCAGGTGTCGCGTTCGGTGTCGGGGCTGGCCCGCCCGGCTGCGGCGGGAATCCTGCGGGGAGGCCGGCATCGCTGTCGACACGATAATCGCGCTGAGCCTGATACCGGTGTGGCATCTAGAGGCCACACCGGCATCAGGCTCGCGGTGAACACCGCTCCGGTGGGCGAGCCACCGCAAACGATCAGGAGGCGTCGTCGGCGGGGCAGCGGTCGGAGAGGGCGTAGCGGAGCAGGACCACATCGCCGATCTGGCGGGCCTCGGCCAGCCGGGCGCGCCGGCCGGGGTGCCAGGGGAAGCGACCCTCGCCGACGAACCGGGGCGCCCGCCCGTCGCCGACGAAGAACGGGGCGACCACCAGGTGCAGCTCGTCGGCGAGACCGGCGGCGAGGAACTGGGCGTGCACCGTCCCGCCGCCCTCCACCATCAGCCGCCGTACACCCCGCACGGCCAGGTCGGTCAGCACCCATCCGGGGTCGACCGGCTCCCCCGCGTCGACCACGGTGGCCAGGGGGCCGAGGCGTTCCCGGGTCTTCTCCAACGCGCCGGTGGCACAGTAGACGAGCCGGGTCGACTCACCTGCGGTGAAGAAGCGGGCGGTCGGGTCGAGGTCACCCTGGGCGGTCAACGTGACCTTGGCGGGCGACTCCGGTCGGCCAGCCGCCGCCCGTTCGGCGCGACGTTCCGCCGAGCGCACCAGCAGCCGAGGGTTGTCGCGGCGGACGGTGCCGGCACCGACCAGGATCGCGTCGCAGCTGGCCCGGACCGCGTCGACCCGGTCCAGGTCGTCGGCGTTGGAGAGCAGCAACCGTTGGTCGGAGGCGTCGTCGATGTACCCGTCGATCGATGCGGCGCAACTGAGCAGCACGTACGGCCGCGTGGACTCCGACCGGCCGCTCATTTCGGGGCGGGCCGGTCGGCAGTGCGAGTCGTGAGCGCTTCCGCGGCCTCGGTCTCCGCCGCCTTGGCCGCCTTCGCCGCCAGGTAACCGGCGTTGGCCGGCGAGAGGAACACGCTGGTGGGCACCCGTTCGGCGACGTCCACGCCCAACCGCGTCAACTGCTCCGCCTTGTCGGGGTTGCTGCTGAGCAGTCGGATCCGCGGCACGCCCAGCGTGGTCAGCATCTGCGCGGCGACCGTGTAGTCCCGCTCGTCCTCACCCCTACCCAGCGCGACGTTGGCCTGGTAGGTGTCCAGACCGGCGTCCTGCAACGCGTACGCGTCGAGTTTGGCGTACAGGCCGATGCCCCGGCCCTCCTGCCGCAGGTAGAGCAGGAAACCGCCGGTCTCGGTGATCCGCTGCACCGCCTCCTGCAACTGCGGCCCGCAGTCGCAACGTTGGCTGCCGAACACGTCGCCGGTCAGGCACTCGCTGTGCGGGCGGACCAGCGGGGCTTCTCCCCCGGCGGCGAGCCGGTCCAGTGCGCCCGCCCAGTCACCCAGGCCCAGGGCCAGGTGTTCCCGACCGTCCACCAGGCCCTTGAACGTGAACACACGCACGGTCGTGGCGTAGCCGTTGGGGAACGTCAGCGGCACCGTGACCTGTGTGCGGATCGTGGCGACCGGCAATGCTTCGGGCATGGGACTCCTCTGTCCGGCGTCACCGACACACGGCGACGCGTACGTCTCACCACCCACTCAACACCCGCCAGCGGAGACGGCTTCCGGGGTGGCGGCCGGATTGCGGGTCCGTCGTGCCAGCAGTACGGCGGCTCCGGGCAGGCTGGCGACCAACACCAGCGCACCGTAGACGGTGGCGGTCGCGACACCCTCGGCCGCGCTGAGCCCGGCCGCGCCGAACACCCACGCGGCCACCCCCTCGCGGGGCCCGAAGCCCGCGACGTTCAGCGGCAGGCCCATGGCGAGCAGGGCAAGCAGCGTCAACGGCAGCAGCCGCGACAGTGGGGCGTCCGACCCGGCGGTCCGTGCCGCCACCAGGAAGGTCGCCAGGTGACCGGCGACCATCACCGCGGAGGCGATCAACACGCCGAACCAGGTACGCCGGGCCAGCAGACCGGACCGCACGTCCGACACGGCGGTGCGCAGCGCCCGCGCCCAGCGCGACGGGCCGGCGTTCGGCACGGCCCGGGCCACCAGCACGGCGGCCAGCCCACCCCCGACCAGCAACGCGGCGGCCAGCGGCAGGTACGGCCGCACCGGCGACGGGAAGGCCGCGAGGACCACCAGCGCGACGCCGACCAGGACCACCTGCCCGGCGGTACGCTCCCACACCACCGCCCGGATACCTCGGCTGACGTCACCGGCGTCACGGCCGTGGCGTACCGCCCGGTGCACGTCGCCGAGCATCCCGCCGGGCAGGGTGGCGTTGAGGAACACCGCCCGGTAGCAGTGCGCCACCGCTGTCGCCAGGGGCAGCCGCACGCCGAGGCCACCGGCGACCAGGCTCCACCGCCAGGCCGCGCAGACCGTGGTGAGCACCCCGATGGCCAGCGCCGCGGCCAACGCGGGCGCGTCGATCAGCCGCACCCCGGCGAGGAACGGGCCGCTGCCCACCTGCCACAACAGGACGGCGAGCAGACCCACCCCACCGACCACTCGTGCCCAGGCCCAGAACATCGGCGTCGGCCCTCCCCTTGAAGATCGTCCACTTGCCCTAGTGCACGTACCCAGGGCGTGAACGGTTCATCCACCGGCGAGGAGGTCACTGTGCTCGACCTGCACGGTGAGCCGTCCGGCCGCCGCCTCGTCGAGGCGACGACGGGCGTACGCCTGGGCCGCAGCGGCCAGCTCGGGGCGCTGCTCGCACGCCGCGCCCAGCCAACCCCGCAGCCATTCGGCAGCCAGGTCGGCCTGCTGGGGGCCGAGCCGCCAGGGGCTGGGACGTTCCCGCACGTCGACACCGTACCGGGCGAACGCGGCGGCGGTGGCGGCCACGGCGTCCGGGCCGAGCAGTCGGCGGCCGTCGACGGTACGCCGCTGGTGCTCGTTGAACGCGGCCTCGACCGCCGCGTCCAGCGGGTCGGCCGGGGTGAGCAGGACCCGCCCGGTCACCGAGACCGCGAAGAGGGTGGGCGTGCCGACGCAGGCGGCCACCACCCGTTCGATCTCCTCGGCGGTGAACATGTCCAGCAGCGCGGACGCGGTGACCAGGGAGGCGTCGGCCAGGTCGGCGGCGCTGAGCCGGGTGAGGTCACCGCACCGGGTACTCACGGTGACCGGTGCGCCGTCGGCGGCGACCACCCCGGTCATGCCCTCGGCGGCGCGGGCCAGCAGGTCGGCGTCCCGGTCGTGCAGCACCCAGTGCTGCGGGCCGGGCAGGCGGGCGGCCACCCAACGGCTCATCGACCCGGTGCCGCTGCCCAGGTCGTGGATCACCGTCGGGGTGGTGCCGGCCAGCCGGGGGCGCACGGCGTCCAGCAGGTCCTCCGCACGCGCCGCCGCGTCTGCCGGCTCACGCAGCCGAAGCCAGTCGGCGAACGGCAGGGTCTCCTCGACGGTCATCCCGCCACCTCCTCCAGCGCGGCGGCCAGCAGCGCGGTGGTCACCGGCCAGTCGGTCAGGGTGTCACGCCGAGCCAGGGCGGCCCGCCGCAGCCGGGCCCGCAGCGCGTCGTCGGTCAGCCAGCGGGTCAGCGCCCCGGCCAGCGCGGCCGGGTCGTCCGCCGCCACCAGCAGGCCCGGCCGGTCCCCGTCGG is a window of Micromonospora sp. WMMD961 DNA encoding:
- a CDS encoding bifunctional 4-hydroxy-2-oxoglutarate aldolase/2-dehydro-3-deoxy-phosphogluconate aldolase, producing MTTADFDHIFGGARVMAILRGLPVAETVRLAERAWDLGIDVVEVPVATADAVPALRAAVQAGAARGRIVGAGTVLDVEQVVASADAGAAFTVAPGLDLAIADAAAARGLPHLPGVATPTEAQQALRHGLTWLKAFPAISLGPAWFKAVAGPLPQLRFVATGGLDAGNAGAFLQAGVRVVAVGSALSDPSQLDRLAELTSLGVSAR
- a CDS encoding sugar kinase, translated to MPTHPRPDQVSAPAGRPPVEVAAVGETMVVLCPAPGEPLEHAGQVAVSVGGAESNVAGYLARLGHRAAWVSRVGDDPFGRAVVRHVAAAGVRVDQVVVDRSAPTGLYLKDPGPEGTAVHYYRSGSAATRMDPGTLADPGLTGARVLHLSGITPALSASCRALVEHAVTARPLAGSLVSFDVNHRARLWPAEQAAPVLRDLADRCDLVFVGQDEAETLWGTADPTAVRRLLPTPATVVVKDGAVGATELRRDAEPVFVPAPRVTVVEPVGAGDAFAAGYLAGLLRDLDPVRRLRLGHLMAAQALTSSGDNAPVPPWAWFEDLLDAPVEAWSPLDLTGASARV
- a CDS encoding S1 family peptidase; its protein translation is MRRSPLAVLVLTVLLLVAPGAAQAAAPDRAAAPAADPVALLTEVRTAGTAWGLDPATGRMTLTVDDTVAPGELSALRAVAERAGVLLRREPGTLRPLIAGGQGIYGGGGRCSLGANVRSGSTYYVVTAGHCTNAAATWYADSAQTTVLGTRTATSYPTNDYGLIRYTGRIAHPSAVYTYPGLLTVYGAGTAYIGQAVCRSGSTTGVRCGTVTGLNQTVNYSTGVIYGLIRTNICAEPGDSGGPLYVASTGTIIGILSGGTGNCTAGGTTFYQPILEVLAAYGLTLP
- a CDS encoding low temperature requirement protein A, encoding MTTAGTAALVRQPDGSTRATLLELLFDVVFVAALALTSTLLTETISWSGSAKVLLMLTAIWWTWSVTSTTTEFYDPQQRPIQAILMITMVGAVGMAASLPTVTDGHAMIFACAYVGTHVLRGIILITSLYRQRHRAAMVRATRFLFWFVVSGVFWITGAATGTVNWTLWVIAIAIDLLAAAARYPTPLLGRVPIDQYERTTGHLGERYQQFVILALGDIILVPTIRVSRTDLDGIRITALFCAFAVMLLLWQVYVFRAGELLEAGARGGRPARVAPYTHLVMLAGVVATAASFDLVVSRPTGTTPVRWLLLIVGGPALFVVGRALFTLLVSTDVPWWRISCLIVPLVVLPWAGGWPPVLVVVAVALGLAGHVLIPGAVRETTPGLQIRQPDE
- a CDS encoding nucleosidase, with the translated sequence MNLRGTVRADRPLVVLAVGEEARYLPPDLPVLLTGMGKVNAASAVAAVLAAGPRPSLLLNLGTAGALRPGLAGIHEVATVLQHDLDTELLRSLTGETYGAPLALATEGMVLATGDTFVADDAARDRLAQRADLVDMEGYAVAWAAAQTGVPCRLVKQVSDEAGDGAARTWKESVDACARDLAEWAGRHFG
- a CDS encoding GNAT family N-acetyltransferase produces the protein MPELVEITEHNVEAACRLNVRPDQEKYSSPVAWSLAEAYAQPQVAWPRLIVEGDEIVGFLMGFFDIEWDRPDDKRSGLWRLNIAAEQQGRGYGRYAVDAVRAEARRRGHGRVYTTWESGEDGPEGFYLKLGFRPTGETSGGQVVAYRFADD
- a CDS encoding dihydrofolate reductase family protein; protein product: MSGRSESTRPYVLLSCAASIDGYIDDASDQRLLLSNADDLDRVDAVRASCDAILVGAGTVRRDNPRLLVRSAERRAERAAAGRPESPAKVTLTAQGDLDPTARFFTAGESTRLVYCATGALEKTRERLGPLATVVDAGEPVDPGWVLTDLAVRGVRRLMVEGGGTVHAQFLAAGLADELHLVVAPFFVGDGRAPRFVGEGRFPWHPGRRARLAEARQIGDVVLLRYALSDRCPADDAS
- the ribA gene encoding GTP cyclohydrolase II, producing MPEALPVATIRTQVTVPLTFPNGYATTVRVFTFKGLVDGREHLALGLGDWAGALDRLAAGGEAPLVRPHSECLTGDVFGSQRCDCGPQLQEAVQRITETGGFLLYLRQEGRGIGLYAKLDAYALQDAGLDTYQANVALGRGEDERDYTVAAQMLTTLGVPRIRLLSSNPDKAEQLTRLGVDVAERVPTSVFLSPANAGYLAAKAAKAAETEAAEALTTRTADRPAPK
- a CDS encoding lysylphosphatidylglycerol synthase transmembrane domain-containing protein produces the protein MFWAWARVVGGVGLLAVLLWQVGSGPFLAGVRLIDAPALAAALAIGVLTTVCAAWRWSLVAGGLGVRLPLATAVAHCYRAVFLNATLPGGMLGDVHRAVRHGRDAGDVSRGIRAVVWERTAGQVVLVGVALVVLAAFPSPVRPYLPLAAALLVGGGLAAVLVARAVPNAGPSRWARALRTAVSDVRSGLLARRTWFGVLIASAVMVAGHLATFLVAARTAGSDAPLSRLLPLTLLALLAMGLPLNVAGFGPREGVAAWVFGAAGLSAAEGVATATVYGALVLVASLPGAAVLLARRTRNPAATPEAVSAGGC
- a CDS encoding class I SAM-dependent methyltransferase; protein product: MTVEETLPFADWLRLREPADAAARAEDLLDAVRPRLAGTTPTVIHDLGSGTGSMSRWVAARLPGPQHWVLHDRDADLLARAAEGMTGVVAADGAPVTVSTRCGDLTRLSAADLADASLVTASALLDMFTAEEIERVVAACVGTPTLFAVSVTGRVLLTPADPLDAAVEAAFNEHQRRTVDGRRLLGPDAVAATAAAFARYGVDVRERPSPWRLGPQQADLAAEWLRGWLGAACEQRPELAAAAQAYARRRLDEAAAGRLTVQVEHSDLLAGG